The Cottoperca gobio chromosome 5, fCotGob3.1, whole genome shotgun sequence region ATAATATATGTGTTTTCTGCAAAAAATTGTTGCTGGGTTGTTCATGCCACCTACTTGACTTATATGTATCActctttttgttatttaatgtaTCACAACACAGTATTTATGAATGCATCGGTAGCTATAAACCCTGCTTGGATCCTTTTCAACAAACACATAATGTAGATGGTAAAATCTTTGTTTAACTTGTGATGAATCTAGGCTATTTGTTGTAAGAGACGGGTTAAGAGCATCCTTGCTGAACCAGAACATCTCTTTGTGCCACCTGAGCACTCGGCCACTAATTCCCCTAAGCACCAGATcccctgcagagacacacataccTGGGGTCAATGTCCATGACTCCCTCCCAGGAGCCCTCACGAAGTAACCAGCACTGATCTCAAACACTATAAGGCTCACAGCTATTTAGCAGCCTCGTAGTTAAAACAGCATAAGTCTTATCAGATCTGCAGAACCAGAGGAGGGATGGGATTTCTAAGAATCTCCAACCACCCAGGGTCACCTCTATTCATTGTCAGCATGCCACATGAGCATCAATAATTCACCAAAGCGCTGTAGGGTGCCTTTGTGTCTCCACTGCTCTCACTGACTTATCTGTGACAGGAACTGGCTGTTCATCACGCTGCAGTGGCCGGGCCTTGTTTGACAGCCACGTTAAGCCCAGTCAAATCCATGTCAACAGATACAGAGCAGAGGACATGGGGAATCATAGTAATGATGTGGCAGGAACGACCTTCACGGGGGCTCAAAATCAAATCCAATCTCTATTTTCTTCAATAGACTTTGACGCGAGACATATCCCAAACTCAAACTCCTcctttatttactttctttgcTTTACATCTcctccaaaacaacaacagtggaTTTTGTGAAAACGATATACATTTCAAAGCAAATTGCACGCTTCATATATTGTGCGTGATGATCAGTCTCAGAAGATTCTTGCTGCATTGCTTTCATGTTCTGCACAGCCAGTGAAGCCACATGTGCGATGCAGACTTCAAAGCCCCTGTCATAGACTCACAGCCTTATTTACTCGTGCTTGGATTTCAGTGCAGCTTTGAGCTTTGTGTAGAGATAACCAAAATTCTGcaagagagaacagacagatgCTGTGAGAAAACAAACCTGATGAGTCAGGTGTTGTCTGCCTATATGTTCAAAGTATAAGACAACATACAAGGGGCCATGCAATACAATAAGAATAGACAATGTAATGTACAGAAGGGTACATTGACGAACCTGAATGGTGTAGTAAACGATCCCCAAGTAAGCAGCAATGCAGCCGCCGAGGAAGAGATCAAAGGCTGCAGGCTTCACTCTGGAAGAAAAAGTGCATCAGTCTCCAAACCTATTGGAATAACCACGTGCACAAAATTCATTTGCACAAAGATAATTACCTGTACATCACAATTGGTTGGCTCATTTGATCAAAAAAGGTAATATCAGGGTCCCTGTATGAAGAAATATAGTTGATCATTAGTGATATTGTTGTATTTCTTCCTACATTGCAAAGTATGTGTTTGCTTCTACGTTTACATTTTACCTCTTGTCCTGTCGGAAGACGTGTCTGTGAACTTGCTGCAGGTAACGCTTGAACTCGTGCTCCAGGGAGTTAACCAGCAGGATGTGGCCGGGCTCCTTATCTAGCAGCTGGATAGCCCGAGGGACTGACGTCAGGTAGGACATCAGACTGGACATGCGACCGTCGTGAAAGTCCTGCGTGGAGAATTTAGACATGGATTCACAGAAAGAAGAATGCAGGAAATGTCTTATGTGCCATcgcataaaaaacaaaacttattGTATGGTCAAGGAGTCCCAGTTCTATCTAAATAAATAGGTAATAAATTATGTATAAGAATCTAATTAATAAGCTAAGGTTATTACTTATTAGACACAGGCCTTTGAAGACACACTGCAATGCCTATAAACTACCACCAGAGGTCAGCACTGGTCctagaatatattatatttattattatatttataatatatattatattataaaaataatcagGAACTTACCAACTGGCCCTTGAAAATCTGCACATCTTTTGGTGAACCCTGGAAggtaataaatattaaatatattaataaaatgctcgggaaatcaaataaaacaaacaatgaaaccaCAGTTTCTCTATTTGGATACATGCGTTCTGTTTTCATGCATTTAATCACCTTGTCAGAGAGATTGTACATATAACGTGCCAGTGCCTCTGCGACAATTAGGCCATTACGCTTCATTTTCCTGAAGTCCACTTGTGACCTGTGAGAAGACACAAAGACAATTCTTTGCATCATCTTTTTATACCATCTCATAGTAAACAAGGCTTTCAAGCACCTCACATGATCATAATCATACTCAGAAATAAAAACCTACATGGTGTCTAGCAAGGAGCCACGGAGCTCAGATTTTGGGTCTTCCAGATGAGACAAAGTGAAACTTGGTATCCTGCGCAGGCTGTAGCGCTCATGCTCCCATGCTACTGTGGACTCCACAAGATTGATCTTCTTATGGACCAATCCCACCTTCACCGAGGAAAATCTGGAGGACACCACCTGGAGGAGAATTTGCTCATTTAAATCCATGAAAACTGAGAAAGGCCTACTCCATACAGTATTTTGGACTTAAGCTTGTTACCTCCTCCAGCTGTTGAAAGAAAGAGTGCATGGGAGTGTCGGGTTTAGGAGGGCGGGACACGTGCATGTACAGTTCATCACTGTTGGCCAGGGTatccaaacacagcacaaaTGCTACATTGTCGAGGAGCAGGCTGGACTCTGGAGAGAAAAAGGTTTGgatgaaataaatcaaactggGCTGCTCATGTTCACCAAACACTTCAAGAAAAACTCACCAGCATGGTCCAGATTCTCTTCAATCCATCTCTTTGTGCCAAGGAAATTGTACTTTCCTCCTCCGGTTAACGAGAACATTAAATTATAtctaaaagaacaaaaagaaatcGGAAAATTGTTTAACAGTCAAGCATTTTTCAAATAATCAAAAACTTGTATATCTACCAATGTTGTCAAGTTATTTTCTTCTCATAGCTTCTGGTGGTTACACTATTAGCATTACATGGAACTTTGGACACATTTAATGACCAACTAGCatatgtttcattttgttaaaaGCTCCCTCTGTGGGAGGAATGGTAACTCACGGTGGTCTGGTGCTTGGGCTACTAAATAGTTTCTGGAAGAGACGTGCCAACTCCAGCAGGATGGTGACCCCACTGCCATTAGAGTCCGCTCCATACGACAACCActgtgtcacacacaaacatattcaagTCAACATACTGCaagtttagaaaaaaagaaaagaaaactctgCTTCTTTTTATGACATATTTGCATACAATTATCAATTCTATACTTATTTCACACacgtttcttttattttctcaaatatttgacttaagtaaaagtacaaaagcattaGCTTCAgtatgtacttaaagtacaaaaagtaaaagtacctatTCTGAACAACTGCCCATTCcagaataatacatattatattattggactATAATTATTGATGGAGCATGCACATTTCAGGAatcaataaagttgtattttaacctataataatacacaataaataatttgttgatttatattttctgaatcttcaaagtcaCTTAAGTTATTAAagacatgtagtggagtaaaacatacattatttGCCTCTgtgagtagaagtataaagtagcatgaaaatagaaatactcaaatagAGGACaggtacctcaaaattgtactgatgtaaagtatttgagtaaatgtacttagttactgtccacctcTGCTGGGGGATGGGAGGAATTGCTGGTTAGTACTTTGCTAAactatgtctctgtgttttaCTATGTCTAAAACGATTGACGCATACAGACTGTGTATATTACAttactgtaattatttattgtatgcCATTTTCCCTCACATTCAATActgtatttgtctttctttttattacatgtgtaattaaagaaacaaacaatgcTGAAATTGTGATTCATCGCTTGTATGTGACTCACTGGTGCCAGCCCGTAGGAATCATAGTGGGCAGTGATGACAATCGTGGGTGCATCCTCCCCAGATCCGGGAAGCACTCCCTGAAGGAAACATCGGCCGTTATACAAGGCAGAGCTGAGAAGCCTTCACAAACCAAACTAATCAGGTTTGACTGAAAACTGAAGAATGtcagtcaaaggtttttactcCTCTGTTTTGCATAGTTCCAAACTCACCTCCAATGTGGCGATGGTGTTGTCAGTGATGCCCTTAATGGGGACATTGTTGCTCACTAAGATCTGGAAGGCTGTAGCTGTCACCATACTTCGAACAACTGCCACAAATGAAAGCATACAAACCTCAGTACAGACATGTATTGTTTTTCAACTTCCTcgcaataaaatgtaatatcctCTTGCTCCTCTCACCTCTGACAAATATAGATGAGGTCCGGGTGGCTGCAGCTTGCTTGACCTCCTCATACATGTAAAGCAGCTGCTCATCCTCAGGCGCCACGTACACGGGCATGAGTGTCTCCTTCAGCAAggcctcactctcactcaccaTGAAAGACTGCGAGGGGAAAAGGGGATTCTTGAAATAAGTCTTTCTTTTGCTCTGTGTGATGATCATCAACACTTGAGCAAAGCGGTTTACCCTGGAGCGCTAGATATAAGATATTGTCTTCAGAAACTGTCTGATGGATCAGAAAAGatgctgtatttttattttattgccttGCAGCATATCCTGGAGCAAAAAGGTGTTTGTGGATAACTTGTTACCTGTACAGTGTCATGGGGGATACCGGAGATGTTTTTGGGCAGCAGGATCAGGATGGCAGCAGCATTTTGCCTCTGGGCCTCGAGGTATTTTTCTGTGGTGAAGTCCATCACCTTCATGATGACGCAGCGGCGGGTCAGCACCGGCTCGTCCGCTGATCGCGCCTCCGCCACCACGATGGCTCCACGGCAACCTCAACAGACAAATTAAAAACGAGGGTAAAATTAACACAAACATCAAACCACTTTGATTATAACCTGTCTTCCTGCGCATTAATGGAAAGTAACTCAAgtatttactcaaatactgtgcTTTTgagattacattacagtttatttagctgacacttttgtccaaagcgacttacaataagtgcaaacaaccatgaggacACAACTCCGAGCAGCAAgatcttgtaagtacattaacttcaaacaggtgaaatcatttaagtgccgaacaacagcttcaaataaccAACCAAACCAAAGTGCATCATacagacattttttttattggccgaggtgcagtcgaagcaggtgggttttcagtctgcggcggaagatgtgaagactgtctgctgacttGACATCACTgtggaggtcgttccaccattttggagccaggatagcaaacaggcgggttttatttgaggggaatctgggtcccactcgtagtgagggagtggcgagctgattggtcgacgcagagcgaagtgaacgtgctggggtgtatggttcgaccatggcctggatgtaggaaggggctgatccattcacagcacggtaggtcagcaccagagtcttgaagcagagtacagagtgtgtctgcaggagcgggctgtTGCAGCGATGCGGACagtgaaggacagttggttgtccagcgtcacacccacaTTCATTGCAGTCCGAgttcggggaaacaacagaggtgccaaGATACTCGTACtactttagtatttc contains the following coding sequences:
- the zgc:109965 gene encoding nicalin-1; amino-acid sequence: MVVCTYCCRGAIVVAEARSADEPVLTRRCVIMKVMDFTTEKYLEAQRQNAAAILILLPKNISGIPHDTVQSFMVSESEALLKETLMPVYVAPEDEQLLYMYEEVKQAAATRTSSIFVRVVRSMVTATAFQILVSNNVPIKGITDNTIATLEGVLPGSGEDAPTIVITAHYDSYGLAPWLSYGADSNGSGVTILLELARLFQKLFSSPSTRPPYNLMFSLTGGGKYNFLGTKRWIEENLDHAESSLLLDNVAFVLCLDTLANSDELYMHVSRPPKPDTPMHSFFQQLEEVVSSRFSSVKVGLVHKKINLVESTVAWEHERYSLRRIPSFTLSHLEDPKSELRGSLLDTMSQVDFRKMKRNGLIVAEALARYMYNLSDKGSPKDVQIFKGQLDFHDGRMSSLMSYLTSVPRAIQLLDKEPGHILLVNSLEHEFKRYLQQVHRHVFRQDKRDPDITFFDQMSQPIVMYRVKPAAFDLFLGGCIAAYLGIVYYTIQNFGYLYTKLKAALKSKHE